The Polynucleobacter sp. TSB-Sco08W16 genome includes a region encoding these proteins:
- a CDS encoding 4Fe-4S binding protein encodes MSQKLVCNCNGTMPLDAKALGVPVHNSLCRQEVGSFLKALDGSDSLVVACTQEGALFNELAEQAEKPLIAPLRFVNIREVAGWTQEAKSSGPKIAALLALADMPEAEPVPVVNYESQGRLLIVGPGSQVIPWAEKLSTSLDVSVLCTEPSDLPLARNYPIYSGAVSKLDGYLGNFSVEWDLQNPIDPEMCTRCGACVDACPEAAIDLSFQIDLDKCKSHRSCVTSCASIGAIAFDRVDRSRNAQFDLILDLRMDPKMRMSQTPQGYFAPGKDPLDQALVVNQLLEMVGEFEKPKYFAYNEKVCAHGRNGKVGCSACIDVCSTGAISSLFKGGQGSVEVNPNLCMGCGACSTVCPSGAMRYNYPSVTHQGKELKALATVFSAEAKKINLAAAPSLLLHSLKKGTQLIDGLGRSAHVLPKQFEALPSFVIPYGIEHIASTGPDLWLGALAYGFAEVVLLLSGEEDPAYHAALEDQANLANAILKAYGFDERIQLVMADSAQDLQRVSKAMGALRQRGALPALCTPASFGLSNQKRETVEAVLEHFQKQAKAALPEAGVPLPANSLLGGLAINKEACTLCMSCVGSCPEGALLDNADEPILSFIEKQCVQCGICVQTCPEHALTLQPRLQTVEQRKQRSTLNETQAFHCISCGKPFGTTKMVDLMLAKLGAHGAFAGAAMDRVKMCGDCRVVDMVKKEL; translated from the coding sequence ATGAGTCAAAAATTAGTCTGTAACTGTAATGGCACGATGCCTTTGGATGCTAAGGCCTTGGGTGTACCAGTTCACAACTCCCTATGTAGGCAAGAAGTAGGCTCTTTCTTGAAGGCCTTAGATGGTTCAGATTCACTAGTCGTTGCCTGTACGCAAGAGGGTGCTTTATTTAATGAATTGGCAGAGCAAGCTGAAAAACCCTTAATTGCACCATTGCGCTTTGTAAACATTCGCGAAGTTGCGGGTTGGACCCAAGAGGCAAAATCATCGGGACCAAAGATTGCTGCTTTATTGGCCTTGGCTGATATGCCCGAGGCCGAGCCTGTCCCCGTCGTGAATTACGAAAGCCAGGGAAGACTCTTGATTGTTGGTCCTGGATCACAAGTAATCCCATGGGCTGAAAAACTCAGCACATCCTTAGATGTTTCTGTTCTCTGTACTGAACCTAGTGATCTTCCGCTCGCTCGTAATTACCCCATCTATAGTGGAGCGGTAAGTAAGTTAGATGGCTATCTTGGTAATTTCTCAGTCGAATGGGATTTGCAAAATCCAATTGATCCGGAAATGTGTACACGCTGCGGCGCTTGTGTGGACGCTTGTCCAGAAGCTGCGATCGATCTCTCGTTCCAGATTGATTTGGATAAATGCAAGTCACACCGATCCTGTGTTACCTCCTGCGCTAGCATTGGTGCCATTGCATTTGATCGTGTAGATCGTAGCCGTAACGCCCAATTTGATTTGATTTTGGATCTCCGCATGGATCCAAAAATGCGTATGAGCCAAACCCCACAGGGTTACTTTGCTCCTGGTAAGGATCCCCTGGATCAAGCTCTAGTAGTAAATCAATTGCTAGAGATGGTGGGTGAGTTTGAGAAACCAAAATACTTTGCCTATAACGAAAAAGTTTGCGCACACGGTCGCAACGGTAAAGTGGGCTGTAGTGCCTGTATAGATGTTTGCTCTACTGGCGCAATCAGTTCATTATTTAAAGGTGGTCAAGGTAGTGTTGAGGTAAATCCCAATCTATGCATGGGTTGCGGAGCCTGTTCCACGGTATGCCCATCTGGGGCAATGCGCTATAACTATCCGAGCGTGACGCATCAGGGCAAAGAATTAAAAGCGCTCGCTACAGTCTTCAGTGCTGAAGCCAAAAAAATCAATCTAGCCGCTGCACCAAGTTTGCTACTGCATAGCTTAAAGAAAGGTACTCAGCTGATCGATGGCTTAGGCCGTTCTGCGCATGTGTTGCCGAAGCAGTTTGAAGCATTGCCATCGTTCGTGATTCCTTATGGCATAGAGCATATTGCTTCTACTGGACCAGATTTATGGCTGGGCGCCTTGGCCTATGGTTTTGCAGAGGTGGTCCTATTGTTAAGTGGTGAAGAGGATCCCGCATATCACGCAGCCCTAGAAGATCAAGCTAATCTAGCTAATGCCATCTTAAAAGCTTATGGGTTTGATGAGCGTATTCAGCTGGTGATGGCTGATTCTGCACAAGACCTGCAGCGTGTCTCTAAAGCGATGGGCGCACTCCGCCAGCGTGGCGCTCTACCTGCGCTGTGTACTCCAGCTAGCTTTGGTTTGTCGAATCAGAAGCGCGAAACAGTGGAAGCGGTACTTGAGCATTTTCAAAAGCAAGCAAAGGCTGCATTGCCAGAGGCTGGAGTGCCGCTTCCGGCAAACTCTTTACTTGGCGGTCTTGCCATCAACAAAGAGGCTTGTACGTTGTGCATGTCTTGTGTGGGTAGCTGCCCGGAGGGTGCATTACTGGATAACGCAGATGAACCCATTTTGTCTTTTATTGAGAAGCAGTGTGTGCAATGTGGCATTTGCGTTCAAACCTGTCCTGAACATGCCTTGACTCTTCAACCCCGCTTACAAACAGTTGAGCAACGTAAGCAAAGATCAACCCTGAATGAAACTCAAGCCTTTCATTGCATTAGCTGTGGAAAGCCATTCGGAACCACAAAGATGGTGGATCTGATGCTGGCTAAGCTTGGAGCACATGGTGCGTTTGCTGGTGCGGCCATGGATCGAGTAAAGATGTGTGGTGATTGCCGAGTCGTGGATATGGTGAAAAAAGAACTATGA
- the apbC gene encoding iron-sulfur cluster carrier protein ApbC, which yields MSLTVETVQGALKSLIDPNTKIDFVTAKNVKNLKVEGGDISLDIVLGYPAKSQFDAVRKSVINALRELPGVKNVSVNVSSQIVAHAVQRGVKLLPGVKNIIAVASGKGGVGKSTTAVNLALALAAEGAQVGILDADIYGPSQPMMLGITGRPNSIEENTIEPMEGHGLQASSIGFLIDDDAPMVWRGPMVTSALEQLLRQTRWRDLDYLVVDMPPGTGDIQLTLSQKVPVTGSVIVTTPQDIALLDARKGLKMFEKVGVPIIGIIENMSTYICPSCGHEEHVFGAGGGEKMCKEYGVEFLGALPLNLSIREQADAGRPTVVADPDGAISAIYKNIARQVAIRVATLSKDMSSKFPNIVVQNT from the coding sequence GTGTCATTGACTGTAGAGACCGTTCAAGGAGCGCTGAAAAGCTTAATTGATCCAAACACGAAGATTGATTTTGTAACGGCAAAAAATGTAAAGAACCTCAAGGTTGAGGGAGGCGATATCTCTTTAGATATTGTTTTAGGTTATCCAGCTAAGAGTCAGTTTGATGCTGTTCGTAAATCTGTTATCAATGCTTTGCGTGAGTTACCTGGCGTCAAAAATGTGAGCGTCAATGTCTCTAGTCAGATTGTTGCGCATGCGGTACAGCGGGGGGTGAAGTTATTGCCCGGTGTGAAAAATATTATTGCGGTAGCCAGCGGTAAAGGCGGCGTAGGTAAATCAACTACTGCTGTGAACCTAGCATTGGCACTTGCAGCAGAAGGTGCTCAAGTTGGTATTTTAGATGCGGATATTTATGGCCCAAGTCAGCCGATGATGCTCGGCATTACTGGTAGACCTAACTCAATAGAGGAAAACACTATTGAACCGATGGAAGGACATGGTTTGCAAGCGAGCTCTATTGGCTTCTTAATTGATGATGATGCACCGATGGTTTGGCGTGGCCCGATGGTGACATCTGCATTAGAGCAATTACTGCGCCAAACCCGTTGGCGTGACTTAGATTACTTGGTCGTAGATATGCCACCAGGTACTGGCGATATTCAATTGACCTTATCGCAAAAAGTTCCCGTCACTGGTTCGGTGATTGTCACTACTCCACAAGACATTGCTTTGCTTGATGCTCGTAAAGGTTTAAAGATGTTTGAGAAGGTTGGCGTTCCAATCATTGGCATTATTGAGAACATGAGCACTTATATCTGCCCAAGTTGTGGTCATGAGGAGCATGTCTTTGGTGCTGGCGGTGGCGAGAAGATGTGCAAGGAATACGGCGTGGAATTTTTAGGCGCTTTACCCCTCAATTTATCTATCCGAGAGCAGGCGGATGCAGGTCGCCCAACCGTAGTTGCTGATCCTGATGGCGCTATCAGTGCAATCTACAAAAACATTGCTAGACAGGTTGCTATCAGAGTCGCTACTCTATCTAAAGATATGAGTAGTAAATTTCCGAACATCGTTGTTCAAAACACTTAA
- a CDS encoding DUF3306 domain-containing protein, giving the protein MMADSFLSRWSRRKAGKEDELIEQPKSNVEPVKPSEPQESEAPPSATLEDVDKIDRFAPDFSAFMKSDVDPAVQQAALKKMFTDPHFNIMDGLDIYIDDYSKADPLPPGMLERMVQSDMLNLFRKKDEAIAQQDLAPIEPPSAESAKSDLTSTQSLSQDKSANLDEMPIKSDQNKT; this is encoded by the coding sequence ATGATGGCAGATAGCTTTTTAAGTCGCTGGTCGCGCCGCAAGGCTGGTAAAGAAGATGAGCTCATTGAGCAGCCCAAATCTAATGTTGAGCCAGTTAAGCCATCAGAGCCCCAAGAGAGCGAGGCGCCACCCTCAGCCACGCTAGAAGACGTCGATAAGATTGACCGTTTTGCCCCAGATTTTTCTGCTTTCATGAAGTCTGATGTAGATCCGGCAGTTCAGCAGGCGGCACTCAAGAAGATGTTTACTGACCCTCATTTCAATATCATGGATGGCTTGGATATTTATATTGATGATTACTCCAAGGCGGACCCATTGCCTCCTGGCATGCTAGAGAGAATGGTCCAAAGCGATATGCTCAATTTGTTCCGCAAGAAGGACGAAGCAATTGCTCAGCAAGATTTAGCCCCAATCGAGCCGCCTTCTGCGGAGTCAGCAAAATCTGATTTAACATCCACACAATCTCTTTCTCAGGATAAATCTGCGAACTTGGATGAAATGCCGATAAAGTCGGATCAGAACAAAACCTAA
- a CDS encoding cation-translocating P-type ATPase, with protein MSNPNETNSALFTLDIGGMTCASCVARVEKALLRIPGVEAASVNLATEQAKVRLKPRSEINIDGVIALVEKTGYSAIVSTPHGDAKANYSHTFWGSDGLGRVLLSFTLSAPLFLPMFLMPFGIHWALSPKWQVILATPVQFILGWRFYKAGFKSLLAGAGNMDLLVALGTSAAYGLSVYLMMTLPDESHELYFEGSTVIICMVLLGKWLEARAKQQTSEAIRALQKLWPENAKVLNSNAVVGEGSFLEQYRELPLEQVFPGDHILVMPGERIPVDGIIVFGNSHIDESLLTGESAPLKKLQGAKVIGGSLNGEGVLVVDTKAVGVESVLSQIISLVEDAQTQKAPIQKLVDRVSAIFVPSVIGIALLTGLANWLYLDSTSIGILRAVSVLVIACPCALGLATPAAIMAGTGVAARFGILIKDPQVLELAHRLNVVAFDKTGTLTIGKPKVLAFIPFTNALNSNEMLASAAGLQMGSEHPLAKALLDAAKKAGLTPVTPSESKALPGVGIMGQPSAGPWIGQSLALQSIASLENNPHYADILNMAQSALDAGQTISVLMNQTNPPSPLAIIAFGDELKPNAKVAIAALHQMRIRTVMLSGDNNAAAQRVGQSLSIDKVYGQIMPSDKADIIRQLQSSEINHARQYVAMVGDGVNDAPALASADVGMAMSTGTDVAMQAAGITLMRGDPSLVADAIDISKRTWKKIQQNLFWAFAFNSIGIPLAALGYLSPMLAGSAMALSSFCVLSNALLLKRWSPSHI; from the coding sequence ATGAGCAACCCAAATGAGACAAATTCAGCGCTTTTTACCCTAGATATTGGCGGAATGACCTGCGCTTCCTGTGTCGCTAGGGTTGAGAAGGCACTCCTTCGGATTCCTGGGGTTGAGGCCGCTAGCGTTAACTTGGCCACCGAACAGGCTAAGGTGCGGCTCAAGCCTAGATCTGAGATCAACATCGATGGCGTGATTGCCTTAGTTGAAAAAACGGGTTACTCGGCAATAGTAAGCACCCCTCATGGTGATGCCAAAGCAAATTACTCACACACTTTTTGGGGATCGGATGGCCTGGGTCGCGTACTACTCAGCTTTACCCTCTCCGCCCCGCTATTTCTTCCAATGTTTCTAATGCCATTTGGAATACATTGGGCGCTCTCACCAAAGTGGCAAGTTATTTTGGCCACTCCCGTGCAATTTATTTTGGGTTGGCGTTTTTATAAGGCAGGCTTTAAATCTTTGCTTGCTGGCGCAGGTAATATGGATTTGCTAGTTGCTCTTGGTACTAGTGCCGCTTATGGCTTAAGCGTATATTTAATGATGACATTGCCAGATGAAAGTCATGAACTTTATTTTGAGGGTTCAACTGTCATTATTTGCATGGTCTTGCTAGGCAAATGGCTAGAGGCTAGAGCAAAACAACAAACAAGTGAAGCGATTCGTGCACTCCAAAAACTGTGGCCGGAAAATGCTAAGGTTCTTAATTCAAATGCCGTTGTTGGCGAAGGTTCGTTTTTAGAGCAATACCGCGAATTACCTTTAGAGCAAGTCTTTCCGGGGGATCATATTTTGGTGATGCCCGGCGAACGCATTCCCGTTGATGGCATCATCGTGTTTGGCAATAGTCATATCGATGAATCGCTCCTCACGGGAGAAAGTGCACCCCTTAAAAAATTACAAGGCGCAAAAGTCATTGGTGGATCACTGAATGGAGAAGGTGTATTGGTCGTTGACACTAAGGCTGTGGGGGTTGAGAGTGTCTTATCTCAAATCATCTCTTTAGTTGAAGATGCGCAAACTCAAAAGGCCCCGATCCAAAAATTAGTAGATCGTGTCAGCGCTATTTTTGTTCCAAGCGTGATTGGGATTGCTCTACTTACCGGCTTGGCAAATTGGCTTTATTTAGACTCCACTTCCATCGGGATATTGCGGGCAGTTTCCGTCTTAGTAATTGCATGCCCTTGCGCTCTTGGTCTAGCAACACCGGCAGCTATCATGGCCGGCACAGGAGTTGCAGCGCGCTTTGGTATTTTGATTAAAGACCCTCAAGTATTGGAACTAGCGCATCGCTTAAACGTGGTTGCCTTTGATAAAACAGGCACGCTTACTATCGGCAAGCCTAAAGTATTGGCCTTTATTCCGTTTACGAATGCGCTTAATAGCAATGAGATGCTGGCGAGTGCTGCTGGCTTACAAATGGGCAGCGAACATCCTTTGGCAAAGGCATTACTAGATGCCGCAAAAAAAGCCGGTCTCACTCCTGTCACCCCATCAGAAAGTAAGGCATTACCAGGCGTAGGAATTATGGGCCAACCTAGTGCAGGCCCATGGATAGGCCAAAGTCTTGCTTTGCAAAGCATTGCATCTTTAGAAAATAATCCACACTATGCAGATATTCTCAATATGGCGCAGAGTGCCTTGGATGCTGGTCAAACTATTTCTGTATTAATGAATCAAACAAATCCACCAAGCCCGCTTGCCATCATTGCATTTGGTGATGAACTGAAACCCAATGCCAAGGTAGCAATCGCTGCACTACATCAGATGCGTATTCGAACCGTCATGCTTTCGGGGGATAACAATGCTGCAGCCCAACGCGTAGGGCAGTCTCTTTCTATTGACAAAGTGTATGGACAGATCATGCCTAGCGATAAGGCAGACATTATTCGCCAACTGCAATCTTCTGAAATAAATCACGCTCGCCAATATGTCGCCATGGTGGGTGATGGCGTGAACGACGCGCCTGCATTAGCGTCTGCTGATGTGGGTATGGCCATGTCTACGGGCACTGATGTAGCGATGCAAGCCGCTGGAATTACTTTGATGCGTGGCGATCCCAGCCTGGTAGCTGATGCAATTGATATTTCGAAGAGAACCTGGAAGAAGATTCAACAAAACTTGTTTTGGGCATTTGCATTCAATTCCATTGGCATCCCTCTCGCGGCACTAGGATACCTATCGCCTATGCTAGCTGGGAGCGCGATGGCCCTTTCGAGCTTTTGCGTTCTCAGTAACGCGCTTTTATTAAAACGTTGGAGCCCTTCTCACATTTAG
- a CDS encoding DUF3047 domain-containing protein, translated as MMLKIASFSFIVCMALSLAGCAGFGGGAVENESGQAFNVDQIPAQEELPKFSAETAREGMPNGWNFYRIAPYKKNTVYRLENYQGRTVLSANSKTSASGLAVKLRPRQANNLWLQWEWKATGALPEADNTEGYRDDAPLRILVAFDGNKSKLPLKEKMNFEMANLISGQEMPYATLMYIWSGKAPVDTIITNAHTARVKMIVVDSGWESLGEWRKHQRDLAADYQRAYGEAAGQVIGVALLTDTDNTKSETRAFYGDIELIRKSPK; from the coding sequence ATGATGCTTAAGATTGCCTCCTTTTCCTTCATTGTCTGCATGGCGCTTAGCTTGGCTGGTTGTGCTGGTTTTGGAGGCGGTGCGGTTGAAAATGAATCAGGGCAGGCTTTTAATGTGGACCAAATTCCTGCTCAGGAAGAGCTTCCAAAATTTTCAGCAGAGACCGCGCGTGAGGGAATGCCAAATGGTTGGAATTTTTATCGCATAGCGCCCTACAAAAAGAATACGGTTTACCGCCTTGAAAATTATCAAGGGCGTACGGTCCTTAGTGCCAATTCAAAAACCTCAGCCTCTGGACTGGCTGTGAAATTGCGTCCACGCCAGGCAAATAATTTATGGTTGCAATGGGAATGGAAAGCAACTGGCGCATTACCTGAGGCCGATAACACAGAAGGGTATCGTGATGATGCGCCCTTAAGAATCTTGGTGGCCTTTGACGGCAATAAATCCAAACTTCCCTTAAAAGAAAAAATGAATTTCGAGATGGCCAATCTCATTAGCGGCCAAGAGATGCCCTATGCAACCTTAATGTATATCTGGTCTGGTAAAGCTCCAGTCGATACGATCATTACCAACGCGCATACTGCAAGAGTCAAAATGATTGTGGTGGATTCAGGTTGGGAGAGTTTGGGAGAGTGGCGCAAGCATCAGCGTGATCTTGCTGCTGACTATCAGCGTGCCTATGGAGAAGCTGCCGGACAAGTGATTGGCGTCGCATTGCTTACTGATACCGACAATACTAAATCCGAAACCCGAGCCTTCTATGGCGACATTGAATTGATTCGGAAAAGCCCAAAATAA
- a CDS encoding heavy-metal-associated domain-containing protein — MLNLKVSGMTCGGCINAVTRAVQAQDPTAKVQADLASQMVNLETTLSFSQAAQLITEAGFPVSQ, encoded by the coding sequence ATGTTGAATCTGAAAGTATCTGGAATGACCTGTGGAGGCTGTATTAATGCTGTTACTAGGGCTGTTCAGGCTCAGGACCCGACAGCGAAAGTCCAGGCAGATCTTGCTAGCCAGATGGTCAATCTAGAAACGACGCTGAGTTTTAGCCAGGCCGCGCAATTAATAACTGAGGCAGGATTCCCTGTCTCCCAGTAA
- a CDS encoding DUF3305 domain-containing protein — protein MRKQNMDNPWVSYRWVPQEVLPDFGQFTGNSSHSLSGQFLERDADGESWLFTGYELDLFPDEAEGYYLNVSATTPCWFVMWRLEEDIERYIDEQSLPLARVESTIAVPHRICVSYNEAARLLDGGESVDTIPLSDEHASWLQEYVNEHYRPEPKKRHKPASFKGADRSAGE, from the coding sequence ATGCGTAAACAAAACATGGATAACCCATGGGTTTCATACCGGTGGGTGCCTCAGGAAGTATTGCCTGATTTTGGGCAATTCACTGGCAATTCAAGTCATTCACTCTCTGGTCAATTTTTGGAGCGTGATGCGGATGGAGAATCTTGGCTATTTACTGGTTATGAACTAGATCTCTTTCCGGATGAGGCTGAAGGTTACTATCTCAACGTATCTGCAACTACACCATGTTGGTTTGTGATGTGGAGATTAGAAGAAGACATTGAGCGCTATATTGATGAGCAATCACTGCCTTTGGCAAGAGTTGAGTCTACTATCGCAGTCCCACATCGAATTTGTGTGAGCTATAACGAAGCTGCACGTTTGCTTGATGGTGGAGAGTCAGTCGATACCATTCCCCTGAGCGATGAACATGCTTCTTGGTTGCAGGAGTATGTCAATGAGCACTATCGACCTGAACCTAAGAAGCGCCATAAGCCCGCATCATTCAAGGGTGCTGACCGTTCTGCGGGGGAATGA